A DNA window from Enterobacter asburiae contains the following coding sequences:
- the bamC gene encoding outer membrane protein assembly factor BamC: MAYSVQKSRLAKVASVSLVMLLAACSSDSRYKRQVSGDESYLDATPLAELHAPAGMILPIQNGDYNIPVTNGSGLVGKALDIRPPAQPLALVSGARTQFTGDTASLMVESARGSTLWPQVVSVIQSKNYTIDKRDDASQTLTTDWIEWNRLDEDQQYRGRYQVSVKPQGYQQAVNVKLLNLEQAGKPVADAASLQRYSTEMLNVIAAGLDKTATDAANAAQSRNGATFDVQSGADDTGLPMLVVRAPFNQTWQRLPATLEKVGMKVTDSTRSTGSMTATYKPLSDSAWQELGAKDPQLASGDYKIQVGDLDNRSSLQFIDPKGHTLTQSQNDALVAVFQAAFSK; this comes from the coding sequence TCGCGCTACAAGCGCCAGGTGAGCGGTGATGAATCCTATCTGGATGCGACCCCGCTTGCTGAACTTCACGCACCGGCTGGTATGATCCTGCCGATTCAGAACGGCGATTATAATATTCCCGTGACCAACGGCAGCGGCCTGGTCGGTAAAGCGCTTGATATTCGTCCGCCAGCACAGCCTCTGGCGCTGGTCAGCGGGGCGCGTACCCAGTTCACCGGTGATACGGCGTCTCTGATGGTTGAGAGCGCGCGCGGTAGCACGCTGTGGCCGCAGGTTGTCAGCGTCATTCAGTCGAAGAACTACACCATCGATAAACGCGATGACGCCAGCCAGACGTTAACCACCGACTGGATCGAATGGAACCGCCTGGATGAAGACCAGCAGTATCGCGGTCGTTATCAAGTCTCCGTTAAACCACAGGGTTACCAGCAGGCGGTTAACGTTAAGCTGTTGAACCTGGAGCAGGCGGGTAAACCGGTTGCGGATGCCGCGTCCCTGCAGCGTTACAGCACCGAAATGCTGAACGTGATTGCCGCGGGTCTGGATAAGACCGCTACCGATGCCGCCAACGCCGCGCAGAGCCGCAACGGCGCGACCTTCGATGTGCAAAGCGGTGCGGATGATACCGGCCTGCCAATGCTGGTGGTGCGTGCACCGTTTAACCAGACCTGGCAGCGTCTGCCAGCGACACTGGAAAAAGTGGGCATGAAAGTGACCGACAGCACGCGTTCAACCGGCAGCATGACGGCAACGTATAAGCCGCTCTCCGACAGCGCATGGCAGGAACTGGGCGCGAAAGATCCTCAGCTTGCCTCCGGTGACTACAAGATTCAGGTAGGCGACCTTGATAACCGCAGCAGTCTGCAGTTTATCGATCCAAAAGGTCATACGCTGACCCAGTCGCAGAACGATGCGCTGGTCGCTGTCTTCCAGGCAGCATTCAGCAAATAA